The nucleotide sequence TCGCCGGAGTGAAAGAGCATCGAGGCACCGACGGGGTCGCCATTTCGATCGAGAACCTTGAGATCGATGGGATTGTCGGAGTTCGGCGCGGCTTCAGGAACGATGGCGCCGATCTCAACCGAAGATCCGTCAGCAAGGCGCACGCGTGTCGATGCCGGCAAGCAGTAGCGCATCGCCGCGGCCGGATCGTTGCCCGGCGAGCCGAAGTTGCCCTGTCCGTCGACCAGCGGGAGCCGCATCGCCCAGGGCTGCGCGAGGCGGACCAAGGTGTCGTAGATCGCGGAGTCACCGTGCGGGTGGTACTGGCCCATCACGTCACCGACGACGCGGCTGCACTTGGAGTAGCCGCGATCCGGCCGATACCCACCGTCGTACATCGCGTAGAGCACCCGGCGGTGCACCGGCTTGAGGCCGTCGCGGACGTCGGGCAGCGCGCGGGACACGATCACGGACATCGCGTAGTCGAGGAAGCTGCGCTGCATCTCGACTTCGAGCCCGACTGGCTCGACCCGGCCGCCGCCAGACGGGGTGGTGATCTCGGTCAAGGTGTTCCTTTCGCGGTCGTGCGACGTACGACGGACTGCCGGCGCCTACTCAGATGTCCAGGAACCGGACGTCCTTGGCGTTGCGAGTGATGAAGGACCGACGCGCCTCGACGTCCTCGCCCATCAAGACGCTGAACATCTCGTCGGCCGTCGCCGCGTCGTCGAGGCTGACCTGCAGGAGCACCCGGGTCTCGGGGTTCATCGTGGTCTCCCACAGCTCCTCGGCGTTCATCTCGCCGAGCCCCTTGTAACGCTGGATGCCTTCGTCCTTCGGCAGCTTCTTGCCGGCTGCGGTGCCGGCCTCGATCAGGCCGTCGCGCTCACGGTCGGAGTAGGCGTAGTCCGGCTCGTTCGGCTTGTTCCACTTCAGCTTGTACAGCGGCGGCGAGGCGAGGTAGACATGGCCGGCTTCCACCAGCGGCTTCATGAACCGGAACAGCAGCGTGAGCAGCAAGGTACGGATGTGCTGGCCGTCGACGTCGGCGTCGGCCATCAGGATGATCTTGTGGTAGCGCAGCTTCGCGATGTCGAAGTCGTCGTGGATGCCGGTGCCGAGCGCGGTGATCAGCGCCTGGACCTCGGTGTTCTGCAGCACCCGGTCGATGCGGGCCTTCTCGACGTTGATGATCTTGCCGCGGATCGGCAGGATCGCCTGGAACACCGGGTTGCGGCCGCCTTTCGCCGAACCGCCCGCTGAGTCGCCCTCGACGATGTAGAGCTCGCACTCCTCCGGGTTGGTCGACTGGCAGTCGGCGAGCTTGCCGGGCAGCCCGCTGGACTCCAGCAACCCCTTGCGCCCGCGAGCGAGGTCGCGCGCCTTGCGCGCCGCGACCCGGGCCTGCGCGGCCTGCGCCGCTTTGGAGACCACGATCTTGCCTTCGCGCGGGTTGCGCTCGAACCACGACGCGAGCCAGTCGTTGCACGCCTTCTGCACGAACGACTTGGCCTCGGTGTTGCCGAGCTTGGTCTTCGTCTGTCCTTCGAACTGCGGTTGCGCGAGCTTGACGGAGACGATCGCGGTCAGCCCCTCACGGATGTCGTCACCGGTGAGGTTGTCGTCTTTCTCCTTGAGGATCTTCTGGTCACGGGCGAACTTGTTGACCACCGTGGTCAGCGCCGCCCGGAACCCCTCCTCGTGGGTGCCGCCCTCGTGGGTGTTGATCGTGTTGGCGAAGGTGTAGACCGACTCGGCGTACGTCGAGTTCCACTGCATCGCGACTTCGAGAGCCATGCCCTCGCCGTCGTTGTTGAAGTGGATGACGGAGTCGTGGACCGCGGTCTTCGTCGCGTTGAGGTGCTTGACGAAATCCTCGAGCCCGCCCTTGTAGAGGAACAGGTTCTCGACCGGCACCTCGTCGCGCTCGTCGCGCAGCGTGATCGACAGGCCGGCGTTGAGGAACGCCATCTCCTGCAGCCGGCGCGCCAGCGTCTCGTAGGAGTACTGCGTCGTCTCGAAGATCGCCGGGTCGGCCCAGAACGTCACCGTCGTCCCGGTGTCCGTCGTCGGCTCGCCGCGCTCGAGCTGGCCTTCCGGCTTGCCGCCGTCGACGTAGGCGCGGAACCAGTTGAACCCGTCCTTCTTGATGTCCACCTCGAGCCGGGTCGACAGCGCGTTCACCACGGAAGCGCCGACTCCGTGCAGGCCGCCCGACACCGCGTAGGACTTGCCGTCGAACTTCCCGCCGGCGTGCAGCGTGGTGAGGATGACGTCCACGGCGGGCTTCTTCTCGACCGGGTGCTTGTCCACCGGCATGCCGCGCCCGTTGTCGGACACGCTCACCGCGCCGTCGGCGCGCAAGGTGCAGAAGATGGTGTCCGCGTGACCGGCCAGCGCCTCGTCGACCGCGTTGTCGACGATCTCGTAGACCAGGTGGTGCAGCCCGCGCTCGCCGGTGGAGCCGATGTACATGCCTGGGCGCTTCCGCACCGCCTCGAGACCCTCGAGGACGGTGATGGATTTAGCGTCGTAGGTCAACGTGCGCTCCCCTGGGGCGTGGGCGACAAACCGGCACATCCGCAAACCCGGGCACACGGCGAGAAAGCGCTGTGCGCCCGGAACCAGGGATGCTTGGTTCAATCCTACCCTCGCCCGGGGTCAGAACTGGCCGTTTCAGGCACCTGTGGAGGGTCGTGGCGCGCAATCCCCCTCGGTCCAATGTCCCCCCACGCGGGACGAGGTCACCGAGAGGCGTACGACGCGATCAGGGCGGCCGGTTGCACCCTAACCGGCGGCAGCGACGGCGCCGCGGTCATCCGTAGGTGTCGCGGGGCCCCCGACCCATCACCCGCAGCGGCCCGTGACGCCAGTCCGGCGCGGTCGGACCGCGCACTTTCAGCTTGGTGACCACGCCCGGTCCGACCTCGGCGACGATGCGCGCCATCAGCTGTCGCGACATCAGCCGCAGCTGGGTCGCCCACGCCGTCGACTCGGCGATGCAGGTCAGCTCACCGTCGACCAGCCGGTCGGGCTTGCAATGAGCCGCGATGTCCTCGCCGACGATCTGCGCCCACCGCGGCAACAGCCCCGCGGCCGTCAGCGTGCGCTCCCAGTCCCGGTCCCGGACCAGCTCGTTGACCAGCCCGCCGAGCAACGCCGGGTCGCGGGGGTCCGGCCCGGCTCCGCTCCACCTGGACTCGGCCCCCTGGCGCGGCTGGGCCTTGCGGACCGGTTTGGTACGCCGGGCCCGGTCCAGCAACCGCCGCGCCGGGTCGGCCGCCGCGCCGGCCGGTGGCTGCGGCTGCGGCCCCGAACCCGCGCCGTCCTCAGCGGACACGGCGCACCTGACCGGCGGCGACGTCGACTCGGGCGCCGACGAGCTGTTCCGGCACGTCGCCGGCGACCGCCGCGGTGATCAGCACCTGTTCGGCCGGTGCGACGAGCTCGGCGAGTGAGGCGCGACGTGCCGCATCCAGCTCGGCGAACACGTCGTCGAGGATGAGGACGGGCTCCCCGCCGTCGGCGCGGAGCAGGTCGTATCCCGCCAGGCGCAGGGCGAGCGCGAGCGACCACGACTCGCCGTGACTGGCGTAACCACGCGCCGGGAGCCCACCGATCGAGAGCAGCAGGTCGTCGCGATGCGGCCCGACCAACGTCAGCCCGCGGTCGAGCTCGGCGTCCCGCTTGGCCGCCAGGGCCGCGGTCATCGCCGCCGACAGCAGCTCGCGGTCGGTCGTCCCGACGATCTCGGGTGCGACCGAGGAGCTGTAGTCGATCGCGGTCGGCCCGCCACCGCCGCTGACCGCGGCGTAGGCCTTGTCCAGCAAGGGGCGCAACGCGTCGACCATCGCGTGACGGCCGGCCAGCAGCGCCGCGCCGGCCTCGGCGAGGTGGGCGTCCCAGACGTCGAGCGTGCGCAGCTCGGCGCCGGCGCGCCGTGCCGAGCCGGCAGACTTCAGCAGCGCGTTCCGCTGCTTCAGCACGCGGTCGTAGTCCGAGCGCACCGCCGCGTATCGCGGCGACCGGGCGACCAGCAGGTCGTCGAGATAGTCGCGGCGGCCCGCCGGGTCACCTTTGACGATCGCCAGGTCCTCCGGCGCGAACAGCACCGTGCGCAACGTGCCGAGCAGGTCGCGGGCCTTGGGCAGCGCCGCGCCGCCGCGGCGCGCCCGGTTGGCCTTGCCCGGCGTGATCTCCACCTCGAGCAGCACCTCGCGGGCGTCCTGGACGACGACCCCGCGCACCACCGCGCGCTCGGCGCCTTCGCGAACCAACGGCGCGTCCTGGGCGACCCGATGGCTGCCGAGCGTGGCGAGGTAGCCGATCGCTTCGATCAGGTTGGTCTTGCCCTGGCCGTTGGGCCCGACGAAGGCGGTGATCCCGGCGTCGAGGTCGAGGTCGACCTGCGGGTAGGAGCGGAAGTCTGTAGCGGACAGCTTCGCGACGTACATCAGCCGGATATGCTGTCCGCTGCCGACGACGGCCCACTCGACCCGTCCGTCGACTCGACGGCGTGCCCGCCGAACTGCGCTCGCAGCGCGGCAACCATCTTCATCGCCGGCGAGTCCTCCTGCCGGGAGGCGAACCGGGCGAACAGCGCGGCGGTGATCACCGGCATCGGTACGGCGTGGTCGATCGCCGCCTCCACCGTCCAGCGACCTTCCCCGGAGTCCTGCGCGAAGCCCTTGAGCTTCGCCAGGTGCTCGTCCTCTTCCAGCGCGCGGACGGCGAGGTCGAGCAGCCAGGACCGTACGACGGTCCCCTTCTGCCACGAGGCGAAGGTCGAGCGGACGTCGGTGACGAGGTCGGTTGCTTCCAGCAGCTCCCAGCCCTCGGCGTACGCCTGCATCATTCCGTACTCGATGCCGTTGTGGACCATCTTCGTGAAGTGGCCGGCGCCGACCTTGCCGGCGTGGACGAAGCCGGACTCCGGATCGGGTCGCAACGCGTCGAACACCGGCATCATCCGCTCGATCGATGCGTCGTCGCCGCCGGCCATCAGGCCGTAGCCCTCGGTCAGGCCCCACACGCCGCCGGACACGCCACAGTCGACGAACCCGATGCCCTTCTCGGCGAGCGCGACGGAGTGCAGCTGGTCGTCGGTGTAGCGCGAGTTGCCGCCGTCGACCACCAGGTCCCCGGCGTCGAGCAGCTCGCCGAGCGCGGCGATCGACTCACTCGTCGGCTTGCCGGCCGGGACCATCACCCACACCGCCCGCGGCTTTGCCAGCGCGGCGACGAGCGCCTCGAGGCTGTCGACGTCGCGGCCGGAGTCCGGTGAGAGGTCGTAGCCCACCACGTCGTGGCCGGCGCGGCGCAGCCGCTCGACCATGTTCTTGCCCATTCGGCCGAGGCCGATCATTCCCAGCTGCATGGCGCTGTCCTACCCGACGCAGATGTCAGGACGCCAGACGAACCGGCATCAGCAGGTAACGATGATCGGTCGCGCCGTCAGCGTCGGCCTTGCCGGTGAGCACGGCCGGCTTGGTCGGGCCGGTGAACGACAGCGCTGCCTCGTCGGAGTCCAGCGACCCGAGCCCGTCGAGTAGGTACGTCGGGTTGAACGCGATGGTCAGCGGCTCGCCTTCGAACTGCGCCGGCAGCGACTCGGTGGCCGCCGCGTCGTCGAGCCCGCCGGCCTCGAGGGTGATGCCGTCAGCGGACAGCGACAGCCGGATCGGTGAGGTGCGCGACGCGACGAGCGCCACCCGGCGTACCGCGTCGGTCAGCGCCGCGGCGTCGACGGTCGCAACACCCGAAGAGGTCTCCGGCAGCAGCGAGCGGTACTTCGGAAACTCGCCGTCGAGCAGCCGGCTCGTGGTCGAGCGCTCGCCGCCGGCCAGCCCGATCAGGCC is from Mycobacteriales bacterium and encodes:
- the gnd gene encoding decarboxylating 6-phosphogluconate dehydrogenase, translating into MQLGMIGLGRMGKNMVERLRRAGHDVVGYDLSPDSGRDVDSLEALVAALAKPRAVWVMVPAGKPTSESIAALGELLDAGDLVVDGGNSRYTDDQLHSVALAEKGIGFVDCGVSGGVWGLTEGYGLMAGGDDASIERMMPVFDALRPDPESGFVHAGKVGAGHFTKMVHNGIEYGMMQAYAEGWELLEATDLVTDVRSTFASWQKGTVVRSWLLDLAVRALEEDEHLAKLKGFAQDSGEGRWTVEAAIDHAVPMPVITAALFARFASRQEDSPAMKMVAALRAQFGGHAVESTDGSSGPSSAADSISG
- the recF gene encoding DNA replication/repair protein RecF, which produces MYVAKLSATDFRSYPQVDLDLDAGITAFVGPNGQGKTNLIEAIGYLATLGSHRVAQDAPLVREGAERAVVRGVVVQDAREVLLEVEITPGKANRARRGGAALPKARDLLGTLRTVLFAPEDLAIVKGDPAGRRDYLDDLLVARSPRYAAVRSDYDRVLKQRNALLKSAGSARRAGAELRTLDVWDAHLAEAGAALLAGRHAMVDALRPLLDKAYAAVSGGGGPTAIDYSSSVAPEIVGTTDRELLSAAMTAALAAKRDAELDRGLTLVGPHRDDLLLSIGGLPARGYASHGESWSLALALRLAGYDLLRADGGEPVLILDDVFAELDAARRASLAELVAPAEQVLITAAVAGDVPEQLVGARVDVAAGQVRRVR
- the gyrB gene encoding DNA topoisomerase (ATP-hydrolyzing) subunit B → MCRFVAHAPGERTLTYDAKSITVLEGLEAVRKRPGMYIGSTGERGLHHLVYEIVDNAVDEALAGHADTIFCTLRADGAVSVSDNGRGMPVDKHPVEKKPAVDVILTTLHAGGKFDGKSYAVSGGLHGVGASVVNALSTRLEVDIKKDGFNWFRAYVDGGKPEGQLERGEPTTDTGTTVTFWADPAIFETTQYSYETLARRLQEMAFLNAGLSITLRDERDEVPVENLFLYKGGLEDFVKHLNATKTAVHDSVIHFNNDGEGMALEVAMQWNSTYAESVYTFANTINTHEGGTHEEGFRAALTTVVNKFARDQKILKEKDDNLTGDDIREGLTAIVSVKLAQPQFEGQTKTKLGNTEAKSFVQKACNDWLASWFERNPREGKIVVSKAAQAAQARVAARKARDLARGRKGLLESSGLPGKLADCQSTNPEECELYIVEGDSAGGSAKGGRNPVFQAILPIRGKIINVEKARIDRVLQNTEVQALITALGTGIHDDFDIAKLRYHKIILMADADVDGQHIRTLLLTLLFRFMKPLVEAGHVYLASPPLYKLKWNKPNEPDYAYSDRERDGLIEAGTAAGKKLPKDEGIQRYKGLGEMNAEELWETTMNPETRVLLQVSLDDAATADEMFSVLMGEDVEARRSFITRNAKDVRFLDI
- a CDS encoding DciA family protein gives rise to the protein MSAEDGAGSGPQPQPPAGAAADPARRLLDRARRTKPVRKAQPRQGAESRWSGAGPDPRDPALLGGLVNELVRDRDWERTLTAAGLLPRWAQIVGEDIAAHCKPDRLVDGELTCIAESTAWATQLRLMSRQLMARIVAEVGPGVVTKLKVRGPTAPDWRHGPLRVMGRGPRDTYG
- a CDS encoding DNA gyrase subunit A, which produces MTEITTPSGGGRVEPVGLEVEMQRSFLDYAMSVIVSRALPDVRDGLKPVHRRVLYAMYDGGYRPDRGYSKCSRVVGDVMGQYHPHGDSAIYDTLVRLAQPWAMRLPLVDGQGNFGSPGNDPAAAMRYCLPASTRVRLADGSSVEIGAIVPEAAPNSDNPIDLKVLDRNGDPVGASMLFHSG